The proteins below are encoded in one region of Labeo rohita strain BAU-BD-2019 chromosome 15, IGBB_LRoh.1.0, whole genome shotgun sequence:
- the LOC127177513 gene encoding basic proline-rich protein-like, with protein MKQTWGRPGPRTSGGPPWHESPRRTTAEKTAAPTQKRAEESPEGDHPAATMQTSQGAAAASPQAPPAAGHTRADRPLGPAIQGPPPPSQGPAKPGGPGPAKRPPRVGQRSPEHPAPERVLHRQGVVAPLPPEGQSAPAPGAEPLHSGVETGRPPRFPAAAEKTTSPDPDRMANSSSQPPALDREQRTGVATRRQRSTTSPASQRHTRTPKPYLYVGVMEREKGSIRDGEEIIGGGKLKRPPDPPTRQRPPHQGRAQAHAPTHAPGGTPPRTQAPRPSRNPSPVAERPQNPKPPRTYSGAVRPPGRQPTSAGTGLPSSAACSRQKNNTQEPPTPHPGQDRSPSAEPPKKPTPRELPDAPSPYGPPPRQQQRPKPDRTVTPTHTR; from the exons ATGAAGCAGACATGGGGGAGACCCGGGCCCCGAACATCCGGAGGCCCCCCCTGGCACGAGAGTCCCAGGAGAACCACCGCAGAGAAAACCGCGGCCCCCACCCAGAAAAGGGCAGAGGAGAGCCCGGAGGGGGATCATCCGGCAGCCACCATGCAGACGTCCCAGGGGGCCGCGGCGGCAAGCCCGCAGGCTCCGCCGGCAGCCGGCCACACCAGAGCAGACCGGCCCCTGGGCCCGGCGATCCAAGGCCCCCCACCCCCTAGCCAGGGCCCAGCAAAGCCAGGAGGGCCAGGCCCCGCCAAGCGACCGCCGAGAGTGGGCCAGCGCTCACCCGAGCATCCCGCCCCGGAGCGAGTCCTCCACCGGCAGGGCGTGGTG GCACCACTACCCCCAGAGGGGCAATCAGCGCCAGCTCCCGGAGCTGAACCCCTTCACTCTGGCGTGGAGACAGGAAGACCACCCCGGTTCCCCGCAGCAGCAGAGAAGACCACCAGCCCAGACCCCGACCGGATGGCCAACTCGTCCTCACAGCCCCCAGCCCTGGACAGAGAACAGAGAACAggg GTGGCCACGAGGAGACAGAGGAGTACCACCTCCCCTGCATCCCAGCGACACACCCGCACCCCAAAACCCTACCTGTATGTTGGTGTGATGGAGCGGGAGAAGGGAAGCATTAGGGATGGGGAGGAAATCATTGGAGGGGGCAAA CTAAAGAGGCCACCGGATCCACCGACGCGTCAAAGGCCCCCACACCAGGGCCGAGCCCAAGCGCATGCACCAACCCACGCTCCCGGCGGCACACCACCCAGGACCCAAGCCCCCAGGCCCAGCCGGAACCCCAGCCCGGTGGCAGAGCGGCCCCAGAACCCCAAGCCCCCCCGGACCTACTCCGGAGCAGTACGGCCGCCAGGCCGGCAACCTACGTCCGCCGGCACAGGCCTCCCCAGCAGCGCCGCATGCAGCCGCCAGAAAAACAACACCCAAGAGCCACCAACACCCCATCCAGGCCAGGACCGCAGCCCCAGCGCCGAACCCCCCAAGAAACCCACCCCTAGGGAACTCCCAGATGCCCCCAGCCCATATGGCCCCCCCCCACGCCAACAACAAAGACCAAAGCCGGACAGAACCGTGACCCCCACTCACACTAGGTGA